A genomic stretch from Telmatocola sphagniphila includes:
- a CDS encoding quinol:electron acceptor oxidoreductase subunit ActD, translating to MSSTAETAHGSGHSGETLPRIQWVEPIQQDFHKISQTISSITEKAQPDWWWPAFLMSATILLSGVMSAVYLISTGVGVWGSNIPVGWAFDITNFVFWIGIGHAGTLISAILFLFRQKWRTSINRFSEAMTIFAVICAGVYPGIHVGRFWYAWFMFPLPNANWIFQNFRSALLWDLFAVSTYFTISLLFWYTGLVPDLATLRDRATNKYRKTVFGVLSFGWRGSTRHWRHYEIAYLILAGFSTPLVLSVHSVVSFDFATSIIPGWHTTIFPPYFVAGAIFGGFGMVLQCMIPVRAMYPGIRHIVTERHMDVMAKFILATGTLVGYAYAMEFFIAWYGGDVNEIQTFIDRATGNYWWAYWIMVSCNLFIPQLYWMKSWRTTPWKSFIIVTFVNIGMWYERFVIIVQSLHKDLLPGSWGNFYPSYVDWIQMFGDFGLFFTLTLLFIRFLPMIAMSEVKGVLPFSHPHGDHSPQPPATPKVLVPADELVLKAEGGKGVNWGIVAEFNTPAEIRHAAETLRDAGYKSLDAYTPYPVHGMVRAIGMTRSPVPWITICGSITGLSTAIIMQFGLMTWWYPTIVQGKLYRAWEAFIPICFELTVLISGIFTVLGLIGLCGLPRLFHPLDQYRRMSASTDNGFFLTVEAKDPMYNEAKTTAKLQELGGYNIAVVEA from the coding sequence GTGAGCAGTACAGCCGAAACGGCCCATGGCAGCGGGCACTCCGGTGAGACTCTACCTCGCATCCAGTGGGTGGAACCGATCCAGCAGGATTTCCACAAGATTTCCCAGACGATCAGTTCCATCACGGAAAAGGCGCAGCCTGATTGGTGGTGGCCTGCATTTTTGATGTCCGCAACGATTTTGCTTTCGGGCGTCATGTCTGCAGTCTACCTGATCTCGACCGGTGTTGGAGTCTGGGGATCGAACATCCCGGTAGGTTGGGCCTTCGATATCACGAACTTCGTGTTCTGGATCGGTATCGGTCACGCCGGTACATTGATCTCGGCCATTTTGTTCCTGTTCCGACAGAAATGGCGTACCTCGATTAACCGCTTCTCAGAAGCCATGACGATTTTCGCCGTGATTTGCGCTGGGGTGTACCCTGGTATTCACGTGGGGCGGTTCTGGTACGCCTGGTTCATGTTCCCGCTGCCGAATGCCAACTGGATCTTCCAGAACTTTCGTTCGGCTCTTCTGTGGGACTTGTTCGCCGTTTCGACGTACTTCACGATTTCTCTTTTGTTCTGGTACACCGGTCTGGTTCCCGACCTCGCGACCCTTCGCGATCGTGCAACCAACAAGTATCGCAAAACAGTTTTCGGCGTACTGAGCTTCGGCTGGCGTGGGTCAACCCGCCACTGGCGGCACTATGAAATTGCTTATCTGATCCTGGCCGGATTCTCGACTCCCCTGGTGCTGTCAGTCCACTCGGTGGTGTCCTTCGACTTCGCCACTTCGATCATACCGGGCTGGCACACGACGATCTTCCCGCCTTATTTCGTGGCTGGTGCGATCTTCGGGGGTTTCGGGATGGTGCTTCAGTGCATGATCCCGGTGCGAGCCATGTATCCGGGCATTCGGCACATCGTTACCGAACGCCATATGGACGTTATGGCCAAGTTCATCCTTGCTACGGGAACGCTGGTGGGTTACGCCTACGCAATGGAGTTCTTCATTGCCTGGTACGGTGGGGATGTTAACGAAATTCAGACCTTCATTGATCGTGCGACCGGCAACTACTGGTGGGCTTACTGGATCATGGTGAGCTGCAACCTGTTCATTCCCCAGCTGTATTGGATGAAGTCCTGGCGTACCACTCCCTGGAAGTCATTCATCATTGTGACCTTCGTCAACATCGGTATGTGGTATGAACGGTTCGTAATTATCGTTCAATCGCTGCACAAAGATCTGCTGCCCGGTTCCTGGGGGAATTTCTATCCCTCTTATGTGGACTGGATTCAGATGTTCGGAGACTTCGGCCTGTTCTTCACGCTGACTCTGCTGTTCATCCGATTCCTGCCGATGATCGCCATGTCGGAAGTGAAGGGCGTTCTTCCCTTCTCTCATCCTCACGGGGATCATAGTCCTCAGCCTCCGGCCACACCGAAAGTGTTAGTGCCGGCGGATGAACTCGTGCTCAAAGCCGAAGGTGGCAAGGGCGTCAACTGGGGGATTGTGGCGGAGTTTAATACTCCTGCTGAAATTCGTCACGCGGCCGAGACGCTCCGGGATGCCGGATACAAGTCGCTCGATGCCTATACTCCCTATCCGGTTCACGGTATGGTTCGAGCGATCGGTATGACTCGGTCTCCCGTACCCTGGATTACCATTTGCGGCTCGATCACCGGTTTGAGTACCGCCATCATCATGCAATTCGGCTTGATGACCTGGTGGTATCCGACCATCGTTCAGGGCAAGCTGTATCGAGCCTGGGAAGCTTTTATTCCCATCTGTTTTGAATTGACAGTCTTGATCAGCGGGATCTTTACGGTTCTCGGCCTCATCGGCCTTTGCGGACTTCCGAGACTGTTCCACCCGCTGGATCAGTATCGAAGAATGTCCGCCTCGACGGACAATGGTTTCTTCCTCACTGTGGAAGCCAAGGATCCCATGTACAACGAAGCCAAGACCACGGCCAAGCTCCAGGAGCTGGGTGGTTATAACATTGCCGTAGTGGAGGCGTAA
- a CDS encoding cbb3-type cytochrome c oxidase subunit II, producing the protein MDRGMVLFLGCFLTFTSSWLGLVFAPLVKVNQMQPVVVDETTNDVYPKPMSGAVADGFAVYKANGCLYCHSQQIRDESFGNNTDILRGWGDRRTYPRDYMFDRPIMLGTMRTGPDLSNIGKRLPDPAWHHRHLYRPVSTSPGSIMPPFSFLYETRKIIGQPSVDALNFGEEQSRYVAPGFEIVPTSQAKSLVEFLLWLNRSTVELPESKQ; encoded by the coding sequence ATGGATCGGGGTATGGTCCTGTTTCTCGGCTGCTTTTTGACTTTTACCTCCTCTTGGCTGGGCCTTGTTTTTGCCCCGCTAGTTAAGGTCAATCAAATGCAGCCGGTGGTAGTTGATGAAACGACCAACGATGTCTACCCGAAGCCCATGTCGGGTGCAGTCGCCGATGGCTTCGCTGTCTACAAGGCGAACGGCTGTCTTTACTGCCATTCGCAGCAGATCCGCGACGAGTCGTTCGGCAACAATACAGACATTCTGCGGGGTTGGGGCGATCGTCGCACTTATCCACGCGATTACATGTTCGACCGGCCGATCATGCTCGGTACGATGCGTACCGGTCCGGATCTGAGCAATATCGGCAAACGCCTCCCCGATCCCGCCTGGCATCATCGACACCTGTATCGACCTGTTTCGACGAGCCCAGGATCGATCATGCCTCCCTTTAGCTTCCTTTATGAAACCCGGAAGATCATCGGTCAACCCTCGGTAGATGCTCTGAATTTTGGGGAAGAACAATCCCGATATGTGGCACCAGGTTTTGAAATCGTCCCCACCAGCCAGGCTAAATCGCTGGTAGAATTTCTCCTGTGGCTCAATCGTTCGACCGTGGAACTGCCGGAGAGCAAACAATGA
- a CDS encoding c-type cytochrome — MLRMILVILGLAAVIAAMLGARGQKTTNRPRHLFWDMKYQGKYYAQSQSRFFGDGRSARMPVSGTVAYSGADYFADAGYLKADNPDFLKEDENFYFGYKGMHEVTVIDETPKMGADGKPVLEGGKPVLVKKERKEMQPKWITNIPQRAIDELGGWDKLLARGKERYTINCSMCHGLSGYGGQGDTAAGIVGKYNMVGIASYHQDRLREMADGEIFNTITMGKNTMSPYGHMTKPIDRWAIVSYVRALQYSQIADKSLVPASQREQLGVPK, encoded by the coding sequence ATGTTGCGAATGATTCTGGTTATTCTCGGACTCGCGGCCGTTATCGCGGCCATGCTCGGAGCCCGGGGACAGAAGACGACTAATCGTCCCCGGCACTTGTTCTGGGATATGAAGTATCAGGGCAAGTATTACGCGCAGTCCCAGAGCCGATTCTTCGGCGATGGACGCTCGGCTCGCATGCCCGTTTCCGGGACGGTGGCTTACTCCGGCGCCGACTACTTCGCCGATGCGGGATATCTTAAAGCCGACAACCCCGACTTCCTCAAGGAAGACGAGAACTTCTACTTCGGCTACAAGGGTATGCACGAGGTGACGGTGATCGACGAGACTCCGAAGATGGGAGCGGACGGGAAGCCAGTTCTCGAAGGCGGCAAGCCTGTCCTCGTGAAAAAAGAACGCAAGGAAATGCAGCCCAAGTGGATTACAAACATACCGCAAAGAGCCATCGACGAACTGGGCGGATGGGACAAATTACTGGCTCGCGGTAAGGAACGATACACCATTAACTGCTCGATGTGCCACGGCCTTTCCGGATATGGCGGCCAGGGAGACACAGCGGCGGGTATCGTTGGCAAATATAACATGGTCGGCATCGCCAGCTATCATCAGGATCGGCTGCGGGAAATGGCCGATGGCGAAATCTTCAACACGATCACCATGGGAAAGAACACCATGTCTCCCTATGGGCACATGACCAAGCCGATCGATCGTTGGGCGATTGTCTCTTACGTTCGAGCTTTGCAATACTCGCAGATCGCCGATAAGAGCCTCGTACCGGCTTCACAGCGCGAACAATTGGGGGTGCCTAAATAA
- a CDS encoding cbb3-type cytochrome c oxidase subunit I, translating to MSVTAEAPLSAAEKARFAEERRLIDESCRGPVLLFLGSALIWLVIGSLLGLTASIKMHATWFLSETSWLTFGRVRPAHLNMVGIGWGFGVGMGVSIWLMCRLSRVQLIYPKILYISVVLYNIAVGTALVGILAGYSAGVEWLEAPQVIGPLITISLGLVAAWTIATFRNRREKHVYVTQWYIFGAMFWMPWLYTVAQLVIFGIPGVMDPAQGVVQAACNWWFAHNVLGLWLTPIGVGSAYYIIPKVIGRPVYSYYLSIIGFWALALFYSWAGMHHLIGGPIPAWMVSASVVGSMMMFIPVMAVGLNHHMTMWGHFDQLRYSPSLRFVVFGAISYTAVSLQGSIEALRDFSEVAHFTHYTVGHAHLGAYGFYTMIMFGTMYYIVPRLTGWEWGSSRLIRIHFWCTALGIVIYFTGLSIGGWYQGKALIAIDPEGKPVPFMNIVKDTVPYLMSRTIGGSLMTLGHIVFLVLFLMNVTKMSAKRSGPTYFTKKTSHSSEEMAVAS from the coding sequence ATGTCAGTTACAGCTGAAGCGCCACTCTCCGCGGCTGAAAAAGCTCGTTTTGCTGAAGAGCGAAGATTAATCGATGAATCCTGCCGGGGTCCGGTTCTTTTATTCCTTGGCAGCGCTCTGATCTGGCTCGTAATCGGATCTTTGCTCGGGCTGACCGCCTCCATCAAAATGCACGCCACCTGGTTTCTTTCCGAAACCTCCTGGCTGACGTTCGGACGCGTCCGACCGGCCCACTTGAACATGGTCGGTATTGGCTGGGGTTTTGGCGTCGGTATGGGCGTCTCGATCTGGCTGATGTGCCGTTTGTCGCGCGTGCAGCTGATCTATCCGAAAATTCTTTACATTTCGGTCGTGCTTTACAATATCGCAGTGGGTACCGCTCTCGTGGGTATTCTCGCAGGCTACAGTGCGGGCGTGGAATGGCTCGAAGCTCCTCAAGTCATCGGTCCACTGATCACTATCTCCCTGGGATTAGTTGCGGCCTGGACGATCGCCACTTTCCGCAATCGTCGTGAAAAGCACGTATACGTGACTCAGTGGTATATTTTCGGTGCCATGTTCTGGATGCCCTGGCTTTATACTGTCGCTCAACTGGTGATTTTCGGCATTCCCGGAGTCATGGATCCTGCTCAAGGCGTGGTACAGGCTGCTTGTAACTGGTGGTTTGCCCACAACGTTCTCGGCCTTTGGCTCACGCCGATCGGTGTTGGCTCGGCGTACTACATCATCCCCAAGGTGATCGGCCGGCCGGTTTACAGCTATTACCTGAGCATCATCGGGTTCTGGGCATTGGCACTATTCTACAGTTGGGCGGGTATGCACCATCTGATCGGTGGCCCGATTCCCGCCTGGATGGTCTCCGCCTCCGTGGTGGGATCGATGATGATGTTCATCCCGGTTATGGCGGTCGGGTTGAATCACCACATGACTATGTGGGGACACTTCGACCAACTTCGATACAGTCCATCACTCCGCTTCGTAGTCTTTGGGGCGATTTCCTACACGGCTGTGAGTTTGCAGGGTTCGATTGAGGCGCTTCGCGACTTCAGCGAAGTGGCTCACTTCACTCACTACACTGTGGGACATGCTCACCTTGGAGCTTACGGCTTCTACACGATGATCATGTTCGGGACCATGTATTACATCGTTCCGCGTCTGACCGGTTGGGAATGGGGATCCTCGAGACTGATTCGCATCCATTTCTGGTGCACTGCTCTGGGTATCGTAATTTATTTCACGGGCTTGAGCATCGGCGGCTGGTATCAAGGCAAAGCTTTGATCGCTATCGATCCAGAAGGAAAACCTGTTCCTTTCATGAACATCGTGAAGGATACCGTTCCGTACTTGATGAGCCGCACGATCGGCGGAAGCTTGATGACTCTGGGTCATATCGTCTTCCTGGTTCTGTTCCTCATGAACGTGACGAAAATGAGTGCTAAACGATCCGGACCGACCTACTTTACTAAGAAAACTAGCCACTCCTCCGAAGAGATGGCTGTCGCGAGTTGA
- a CDS encoding cytochrome c3 family protein, with the protein MPAIFSRSIDTTIRQAGLAAGLAVTLFVLGFYYYVQPSYTRVGYQPEQPVPFSHQIHAGQLGMDCRYCHQNVENSPHATVPTSQTCMNCHNPEKANVKGASPLLSLVRESYRSGKPVEWKKIHKIPEYAYFNHSVHVARGVGCVSCHGQINEMKVVYEEKALSMGWCLHCHYNAEVHLRPREEVTNMLYKSTSDSEGADLKQKLGINPPNNCGGCHR; encoded by the coding sequence TTGCCAGCCATTTTCTCGCGAAGCATCGACACAACAATCCGGCAAGCCGGATTGGCGGCCGGGCTTGCGGTGACTCTTTTCGTACTCGGTTTCTACTATTACGTTCAGCCCAGCTATACGCGAGTGGGCTATCAACCCGAACAACCTGTTCCCTTTTCCCACCAGATTCACGCCGGGCAACTCGGTATGGACTGCCGGTACTGTCACCAGAATGTGGAAAACTCTCCACATGCGACGGTGCCAACCAGTCAGACCTGCATGAACTGCCACAATCCTGAGAAGGCAAATGTCAAGGGTGCGAGCCCGCTGCTTTCTCTGGTTCGGGAAAGTTACCGGTCGGGCAAACCGGTGGAATGGAAGAAAATTCACAAAATTCCCGAGTACGCTTACTTCAACCACAGCGTTCACGTGGCTCGCGGCGTCGGCTGCGTCAGCTGCCACGGGCAGATCAATGAGATGAAAGTGGTTTACGAGGAAAAAGCATTGAGCATGGGCTGGTGCTTGCACTGCCACTACAACGCAGAAGTTCATCTGCGTCCGCGTGAAGAAGTGACCAACATGCTGTACAAGTCAACTTCTGATAGCGAAGGGGCTGATCTGAAGCAGAAGCTGGGGATCAATCCGCCGAACAATTGTGGAGGTTGCCATCGATGA
- a CDS encoding c-type cytochrome: protein MSTTPDSNDQIASHEYDLHAAQHAISREHNEPHDGFEPVPFWMTLCFAGLLSWGGWYVATYAGDYSSTVMDRPQPKVGNQGPAKPAIDYETAPVDELKKLGARVFNNCISCHQANGEGLPAQFPALNKSEWVVGEQSSPARLARILLYGLNGSITVKGKSYNGQMPAWGAQLKDEQIAAVLTYVRSNWENAADPIRPSVIAAARAKETGRQMTGAQSMTQITLLALPVEYSDPVAASAAPAAKADAKKDAPKKDAPKDMKK from the coding sequence ATGAGCACGACGCCAGATTCCAATGATCAAATTGCATCCCACGAATACGATCTCCATGCCGCCCAGCATGCGATCAGTCGGGAACACAACGAACCGCACGATGGTTTCGAACCAGTTCCCTTCTGGATGACACTTTGCTTTGCGGGATTACTCTCCTGGGGAGGTTGGTATGTAGCCACCTACGCCGGGGATTATAGTTCGACGGTAATGGATCGACCCCAGCCTAAAGTCGGTAATCAAGGTCCCGCCAAGCCCGCAATCGATTATGAAACCGCCCCCGTAGACGAGTTGAAGAAACTCGGGGCTCGCGTTTTCAACAACTGCATCAGCTGTCACCAGGCTAATGGCGAAGGTCTTCCCGCCCAGTTCCCTGCTCTGAACAAATCGGAATGGGTCGTCGGCGAACAGAGTTCACCCGCCCGGCTGGCTCGAATTTTGCTTTATGGTTTAAACGGTAGCATCACCGTGAAAGGCAAGAGCTATAATGGACAGATGCCTGCCTGGGGTGCACAGTTGAAAGATGAACAGATCGCCGCAGTTTTGACCTATGTTCGTTCGAACTGGGAAAATGCCGCCGATCCAATTCGACCGTCGGTCATTGCGGCTGCCCGGGCGAAGGAAACCGGCCGGCAGATGACTGGTGCACAATCCATGACGCAAATAACTTTGCTTGCATTGCCTGTGGAATACAGCGATCCAGTAGCAGCGTCCGCAGCCCCTGCTGCGAAAGCCGATGCTAAGAAGGATGCACCGAAAAAAGACGCACCCAAAGATATGAAAAAGTAA
- a CDS encoding cbb3-type cytochrome oxidase assembly protein, protein MSIPIDPEVITSNDKLMILIVTVASLMFSAAMIMALAWGVKDGQFENFTRSARAIFDPDEPIGETTDAFPGQPQRRPSQPGRPTAD, encoded by the coding sequence ATGAGCATTCCAATTGATCCGGAAGTTATCACTTCCAACGACAAGCTGATGATTTTGATCGTTACCGTGGCAAGTCTGATGTTTTCCGCCGCGATGATCATGGCCCTGGCCTGGGGCGTTAAAGATGGTCAATTTGAAAATTTCACGCGCTCGGCCCGAGCAATTTTCGATCCGGATGAGCCGATCGGCGAAACTACCGATGCGTTTCCGGGGCAACCACAACGTCGACCGTCTCAACCGGGTCGTCCTACGGCTGATTGA
- a CDS encoding TAT-variant-translocated molybdopterin oxidoreductase — protein sequence MSLEKSNNLKPYWQSLEDLADTPEFRAFTKQEFPGFANIYESTGEAEVTGGFNRRQFISLSVAGLGLAGLAGCRRPDLQILPYARTTDENNRPLDTPVPGLPSFYATCQPRPGGCIPLIVESHEGRPTKIEGNPQHPASQGSTDAFAQASVLDIYSPDRSREVLNNGESKSWEDFDAFAVNYFSEVAKKQGEGFAILAKDLPSPSIRLVREHIKSVMPKATWYVHEPVDLVGPARQGTHIAFGQTLQPVYHFEKALRILSIDCDFLGIEDSVIPNSLGYATGRRGTDALHSHDHNISKKLNRLYVVENGFSITGSMADHRLRLPATNIADYAVAIAKEIGAKTSASWKASVDKAGASTIQIDRIWIEEVVKDLVEYKGKSLVVVGHRQPPLVHALAASINEALGNVGVTVDYRPVTEENNRSISDLASAMGKGEVKTLLILGSNPAYTAPADLEFSKQLAKVPTVIRLGLFTEPSDKKATWHLPMAHYLESWGDAETSDGHYCSIQPLIAPLYKGRSALELLIQLSSYEKASSYLIAQNKAYEVVQKAFTARSKKTEPIEFRRFLHTGFLADSAPAFVKPTIAATLGDAVGRWKPSQAVSESNMEVSFHPSYSVFDGRYSTNSWLMELPDPMTKLVWDNAAIISYKTSKLLSVKQGQLLKIEVGAKSIEVPAYILPGHADNSISLTLGYKGSKSIGHQQGGGGFDVYPIRTSVDLHFAPAKVTKITGFYELVTTQEHSTIPAERDEVVSEFTLSDYETLVLHKHGEPHGEEHENGERHGKGEGVHPEHHEDNPKLRFQYGYKVARELDEKKRISLDVSYPEKLLGHHQWGMVIDLNTCTGCSACVIACQSENNIPVVGKGEVKRNREMHWIRLDRYFTNVELNSNPMEPEGGFGDGIDDVRVVTEPMACQHCEGAPCESVCPVNAAVHSPEGLNIQVFNRCIGTRYCSNNCPYKVRRFNWFDFNQRQQDSLRVPTFLGQINSDEGLDTESLSPKGIPETLKMQKNPDVTVRMRGVMEKCTYCIQRLERGKIGAKVAAAKKNYLKPKTKEDAMAWGYDIRQIDGEAKIVSPDGLIHVACQQACPSQAIVFGNVNDTDSRVYQLKQREADFLVLGSRNTKPRTSYLPRLRNLNENMSKVVKKEAH from the coding sequence ATGAGTCTGGAAAAGAGCAACAATTTGAAACCTTACTGGCAATCTCTGGAAGATCTGGCCGACACCCCGGAGTTTCGAGCGTTCACCAAGCAGGAATTTCCCGGTTTCGCCAATATCTATGAATCGACCGGCGAGGCGGAAGTTACTGGTGGTTTCAATCGCCGCCAGTTCATTTCGCTCTCTGTCGCTGGCTTGGGCTTGGCCGGGTTGGCTGGCTGCCGTCGACCCGACTTGCAGATTCTGCCTTACGCCCGGACCACGGACGAGAATAATCGTCCTCTCGATACTCCTGTTCCAGGCCTGCCCAGTTTCTATGCGACTTGTCAGCCTCGGCCGGGCGGCTGCATCCCGCTCATCGTCGAGAGCCATGAAGGTCGGCCTACCAAGATCGAGGGCAATCCCCAGCATCCCGCCAGCCAGGGATCAACAGACGCTTTTGCACAAGCCTCTGTCCTGGATATTTACTCCCCCGACCGATCCCGTGAAGTTCTGAATAACGGGGAAAGCAAAAGTTGGGAAGACTTCGATGCTTTCGCTGTCAACTACTTCTCGGAAGTGGCGAAGAAGCAAGGAGAAGGCTTTGCAATTCTGGCGAAAGACCTTCCTTCTCCCTCGATCCGACTTGTTCGGGAACACATAAAGAGTGTGATGCCCAAGGCTACCTGGTACGTTCACGAACCAGTGGATCTGGTTGGCCCGGCGCGCCAGGGTACTCACATTGCTTTCGGTCAGACTTTGCAACCGGTCTACCACTTCGAAAAAGCATTGCGAATCTTGTCGATCGACTGTGATTTTCTGGGAATTGAAGATTCGGTTATTCCAAATTCGCTCGGCTACGCGACCGGCCGACGAGGAACCGACGCCCTGCATTCGCACGATCACAACATTTCGAAGAAACTGAATCGACTCTACGTTGTGGAGAACGGTTTTAGCATTACCGGCTCCATGGCGGATCACCGCCTGCGGTTACCCGCCACCAACATCGCTGACTATGCGGTTGCCATCGCTAAAGAGATTGGGGCCAAAACCAGTGCGAGCTGGAAGGCTTCGGTCGATAAAGCCGGAGCCAGCACGATTCAAATCGATCGCATCTGGATCGAAGAAGTCGTCAAGGATCTGGTCGAATACAAGGGCAAAAGTCTGGTGGTAGTCGGCCATCGTCAACCGCCACTCGTACATGCTCTGGCTGCCAGCATCAACGAAGCTTTGGGCAATGTGGGTGTCACCGTCGATTATCGTCCGGTTACCGAGGAAAACAATCGCTCGATCAGCGATCTAGCCTCCGCAATGGGCAAGGGTGAAGTCAAAACTCTATTGATTCTCGGCAGCAATCCGGCATATACCGCTCCTGCCGATCTGGAATTCAGCAAACAACTCGCTAAAGTTCCGACAGTTATCCGTCTTGGTCTGTTCACCGAACCTTCGGATAAGAAAGCCACCTGGCACCTGCCAATGGCCCACTACCTCGAGAGTTGGGGGGATGCGGAAACGTCGGATGGGCACTACTGCTCGATTCAACCCCTGATCGCGCCGCTTTATAAAGGTCGCTCGGCTCTGGAGTTGCTGATTCAACTCAGCAGCTACGAAAAAGCCAGCAGCTATCTGATTGCACAAAACAAAGCCTATGAAGTCGTTCAAAAGGCTTTCACCGCCCGCTCCAAGAAAACCGAACCGATCGAGTTTCGCCGTTTCCTCCACACGGGCTTCCTGGCCGACAGTGCTCCGGCTTTCGTCAAGCCGACGATTGCAGCAACTCTTGGGGATGCCGTGGGACGCTGGAAGCCTTCGCAGGCCGTGTCCGAATCCAACATGGAAGTCTCCTTCCATCCCAGCTACAGCGTTTTCGACGGTCGTTACTCCACTAACAGCTGGTTGATGGAATTGCCCGATCCCATGACCAAGCTGGTATGGGATAACGCGGCGATCATCAGCTACAAGACTTCCAAGCTGCTTTCGGTCAAACAGGGCCAGCTTCTGAAAATCGAAGTCGGTGCCAAGTCCATCGAAGTTCCCGCTTACATCCTTCCCGGCCATGCCGACAACTCGATCTCTTTGACCCTCGGCTACAAGGGCAGCAAATCGATCGGCCATCAGCAGGGTGGGGGTGGCTTTGACGTCTATCCGATTCGCACTAGTGTTGATCTCCATTTCGCACCTGCGAAAGTGACCAAGATTACCGGTTTCTACGAGCTGGTGACGACTCAGGAACACAGCACGATTCCAGCGGAAAGAGACGAAGTTGTCTCGGAATTCACTCTGAGTGACTACGAAACTCTGGTGCTTCACAAGCATGGGGAACCCCATGGCGAAGAGCACGAAAACGGCGAGCGTCATGGCAAGGGAGAAGGTGTTCATCCAGAGCACCACGAAGACAATCCCAAACTTCGCTTCCAATACGGCTACAAAGTGGCTCGTGAACTGGACGAAAAGAAACGAATCTCGCTGGATGTTTCCTATCCCGAAAAATTGCTCGGCCACCATCAGTGGGGTATGGTCATCGACCTGAATACCTGCACCGGTTGCAGTGCCTGCGTGATTGCCTGCCAGAGTGAAAACAACATTCCGGTGGTCGGTAAGGGGGAAGTGAAACGCAACCGTGAAATGCATTGGATCCGATTGGATCGCTATTTCACGAACGTCGAACTAAACTCGAACCCGATGGAACCCGAAGGCGGCTTCGGTGACGGTATCGACGACGTTCGAGTTGTGACCGAACCGATGGCCTGCCAGCATTGCGAAGGGGCTCCCTGCGAGTCCGTTTGCCCGGTGAATGCGGCCGTGCATAGCCCGGAAGGTTTGAACATTCAGGTGTTCAATCGCTGCATCGGAACCCGGTATTGCTCCAACAACTGCCCCTATAAGGTACGCCGCTTCAACTGGTTCGATTTCAATCAACGGCAGCAAGACAGCTTGCGAGTCCCGACTTTCCTTGGCCAGATCAACTCTGACGAAGGGCTCGATACGGAAAGTTTATCACCTAAGGGAATTCCTGAAACGCTGAAGATGCAGAAGAATCCCGACGTCACCGTTCGTATGCGAGGCGTCATGGAAAAATGCACCTACTGCATCCAGCGACTCGAGCGGGGGAAGATTGGCGCCAAGGTCGCAGCCGCCAAGAAGAATTACCTCAAACCCAAGACCAAAGAAGATGCAATGGCCTGGGGTTACGATATCCGACAGATCGACGGTGAAGCCAAGATCGTCAGTCCAGACGGTCTCATTCACGTCGCTTGCCAGCAGGCTTGTCCTTCCCAAGCGATCGTATTCGGTAACGTGAACGACACCGACAGTCGGGTGTATCAGCTCAAGCAGCGAGAAGCCGATTTTCTCGTGCTGGGTTCCCGCAATACGAAACCTCGAACCAGCTATCTGCCGAGACTTCGAAATCTCAATGAAAATATGAGTAAGGTCGTCAAGAAGGAGGCCCATTAG